In the Loxodonta africana isolate mLoxAfr1 chromosome 1, mLoxAfr1.hap2, whole genome shotgun sequence genome, one interval contains:
- the MYB gene encoding transcriptional activator Myb isoform X4 — protein MCDHDYDGLLPKSGKRHLGKTRWTREEDEKLKKLVEQNGTDDWKIIANYLPNRTDVQCQHRWQKVLNPELIKGPWTKEEDQRVIELVQKYGPKRWSVIAKHLKGRIGKQCRERWHNHLNPEVKKTSWTEEEDRIIYQAHKRLGNRWAEIAKLLPGRTDNAIKNHWNSTMRRKVEQEGYLQESPKVSQPTVATSFQKNSHLIGFPHAPPSAQLPPNGQPSVNNDYSYYHISDAQNVPGHVPYPVALHVNIVNVPQPAAAAIQRHYNDEDPEKEKRIKELELLLMSTENELKGQQALSTQNHTCSYPGWHSTAIADHSRPHGDSAPVSCLGEHHSTPSLPVDPGSLPEESASPARCMIVHQGTILDNVKNLLEFAETLQFIDSDSSSWCDLSSFEFFEEADFSPSQHHAGKALQLQQREGNVNRPAGEPSTRLNKRMLSEGSLDLPKPFPPTRHSTVPLVILRKRRGQASPLAAGDSSSFIFADVSSSSPKRSPVKSLPFSPSQFLNTSSNHENLDLEMPSLASTPLNGHKLTVTTPFHRDQTVKTQKENTIFRTPAIKRSILESSPRTPTPFKHALAAQEIKYGPLKMLPQTPSHLVEDIQDVIKQESDESGMVAEFQENGLPLLKKIKQEVESPTDKAGNFFCSNHWEGESLNAQLFTQSSPGADVPNILTSSVLMTPVSEDEDNVLKAFTAPKNRSLASPLQPCSSAWESASCGKTEDQMTASSQARKYVNAFSARTLVM, from the exons ATGTGTGATCACGACTATGATGGGCTGCTTCCCAAGTCTGGAAAGCGTCATTTGGGGAAAACTAGGTGGACCAGGGAAGAG GATGAAAAACTAAAGAAGCTGGTGGAACAGAATGGAACAGATGACTGGAAAATTATTGCCAACTATCTCCCG AATCGAACAGATGTGCAGTGTCAGCATCGATGGCAGAAAGTACTAAACCCTGAACTCATCAAAGGTCCTTGGACCAAAGAAGAAGACCAGAGA GTGATAGAGCTTGTACAGAAATACGGTCCGAAACGTTGGTCTGTTATTGCCAAGCACTTAAAGGGGAGAATTGGAAAACAATGTAGGGAGAGGTGGCATAACCACTTGAATCCAGAAGTTAAGAAAACCTCCTGGacagaagaggaagacagaattATTTACCAGGCACACAAGAGACTGGGGAACAGATGGGCAGAAATCGCAAAGCTACTGCCTGGACG AACTGATAATGCTATCAAGAACCACTGGAATTCTACAATGCGTCGGAAGGTCGAACAGGAAGGCTATCTACAGGAGTCGCCTAAAGTCAGTCAGCCAACAGTGGCCACAAGTTTTCAGAAGAACAGTCATTTGATAGGTTTTCCTCATGCTCCACCTTCAGCTCAGCTCCCTCCAAATGGCCAGCCCTCAGTTAACAATGACTATTCCTATTACCACATTTCTGACGCACAAAAT GTCCCTGGTCATGTTCCATATCCTGTAGCGTTACATGTAAATATAGTCAATGTCCCTCAGCCAGCTGCTGCAGCCATTCAG AGACACTATAATGATGAAGACCCGGAGAAAGAAAAGCGAATAAAGGAATTAGAATTGCTCCTAATGTCAACTGAGAATGAGCTAAAAGGGCAGCAGGCGCTATCA ACACAGAACCACACATGCAGCTACCCCGGGTGGCACAGCACCGCCATCGCCGACCACAGCAGACCTCATGGAGACAGTGCACCTGTTTCCTGTTTGGGAGAGCACCACTCCACTCCATCTCTGCCAGTGGATCCTGGCTCTCTACCGGAAGAAAGCGCGTCTCCAGCAAGGTGCATGATCGTCCACCAGGGCACCATTCTGGACAATGTTAAGAACCTCTTAGAATTTGCAGAAACACTCCAATTTATAGATTCC GATTCTTCATCATGGTGTGATCTCAGCAGTTTTGAATTCTTTGAAGAAGCAGATTTTTCACCTAGCCAACACCACGCAGGCAAAGCCCTACAGCTTCAGCAAAGAGAGGGCAATGTGAATAGACCTGCAGGAGAGCCTAGCACGAGGTTGAACAAACGCATGTTGAGCGAGGGTTCACTTGACCTACCCAAGCCCTTCCCTCCTACAAGACACAGCACAGTTCCACTGGTCATCCTTCGAAAAAGGCGGGGGCAGGCCAGCCCCTTAGCCGCCGGAGACTCTAGCTCCTTCATATTTGCTgacgtcagcagttcaagtcccaAGCGTTCCCCTGTCAAAAGCCTACCCTTCTCTCCCTCGCAG TTTTTAAACACTTCCAGTAACCATGAAAACTTAGACTTGGAAATGCCTTCTTTAGCTTCCACCCCTCTCAATGGTCACAAATTGACTGTTACAACGCCATTTCATAGAGACCAGACTGTGAAAACTCAAAAGGAAAATACTAT ttttagaaCTCCAGCTATCAAAAGGTCAATCCTAGAAAGCTCTCCAAGAACTCCTACACCGTTCAAACATGCACTTGCAGCTCAAGAAATTAAATATGGCCCCCTGAAGATGCTA CCTCAGACACCATCTCATCTAGTGGAAGACATACAGGATGTGATCAAACAGGAATCTGATGAATCTGGAATGGTTGCTGAATTTCAAGAAAACGGACTGcctttactgaagaaaatcaaacaagAG GTGGAATCTCCAACTGATAAAGCGGGAAACTTCTTCTGCTCAAACCATTGGGAAGGGGAGAGTCTGAACGCTCAGTTATTTACGCAGTCATCACCTGGGGCAGATGTGCCA AACATTCTCACAAGTTCCGTTTTAATGACGCCAGTATCAGAAGATGAAGACAATGTTCTCAAAGCATTTACAGCTCCTAAAAACAGGTCCCTGGCGAGTCCCTTGCAG